Proteins from a genomic interval of Osmia bicornis bicornis chromosome 11, iOsmBic2.1, whole genome shotgun sequence:
- the LOC114878804 gene encoding uncharacterized protein LOC114878804 isoform X3, whose translation MPTPPTPFFSPECPLSNTTNIRGQTTQRSKSRVDAMLERALTQPQQCSVDPLYNAQSWGIPIWAIDKLQVWLDKIYASIEDTNHLKRLKRSNQQSSTKELKVRHLKGPYLKFESFQRNTRPVFVELPVWPTLNFHGDPGSCPFNTKRREKLEKLRKEVKENREGIQRINREEDKEMTRRPRTTARTRRTEQLVSGYCEICRISYRDLSKHVQSDQHLSFVQNDDNFLSLDTLINAGANVEAFLKLNRTKDIEKDCNLFSNGDRNLHDSVLPEGKVTRNSKSLGDFDVEDVKMGQCNGNRRNLNLKLSSPHNLRTRAKHESGHLLRSKGSPWHEVDKAEKFYDKFEGFTIKKRAKGTIWIEEDEPGDNFAQEDELKESKHNEYKIKTFTAELDEKCNDERNCNIVCNKRKDPGNQVIQRAVVTCGGEEDSVGNTECIKQERSPIKNRNYEHINGSIKNNCSANTLSTNDHNGFESCRVCRSETSKELNYKVQLENTESGTKKLSETCEINGKSIICNGHTIKEEQKIDKALNDTEKNETKDDKPRYLKTVRRGGRSTRGRHRLSVEERLIEDNRAYYKVEVLGSKLRSSVLSNNNSQCTVQKEGNSEEKKEVPSSEKPVVVRFKRVRKSELSLLSDEAESFMFGELKRDDSSEISDGDQSSFLPRDTESECNGTGNSICPSSSLDSSSFIKSETVEEDSQDSVNLGRARKRRRTQAEALIKDNVDYYKFETPGSRLRYQAPLTGIKESSALEQTEKIEDGINTETVQKDVEKVYPSKPSPEVEKMQFSFEAIPKSEPWYQTYQRQDNGAEFWHYFSEGDTQKPFLLPYEIENFHEILLKNQSRNENKKKGRGRSAGCIGRSPRKSPRCHASTLAIMSTIIRKREQQHRPPNSCTMEECQPTVRLQTNASKPDQKVELKSDIDEELKEMVKTIDEMLNANDDHLELADSFEPDGTQMELNPSEATIPKGPPPNLLELLDTCHEIANCLENSSCASSECGEGNVESPLKRRKKRKNRTGWPGNKMKKKLQSKPLAYANCERRNLLGKGSEENQKNCNVQVTTNSSNGLTEEADTRIVRSVGSIGQDAEQILSFDERKTDGCLFEMYTTSVNEPNEKKDQSIEILDNSVLHINAEARIDSIASDICNETDRDFVLNENYTFRKDLPEVIEISENDPGNDENHENVFRKDVNSISERRFISKAAIKKRQRDNTSSETCESRVDLEKHEILCRKDELPRKRQPKNHSEISDTEIVHRNNVYKKGRVTSRKRIYPKKRAKKNNVSSGAVFDDENCKKDSYLSITCKKQSLKSVKRQTDTVSSEARDSDVECTLSSRVSPTIITSSELKQRRSSIEFQPVVRMMKIDDQVETDHSILSVTIASNRRLRSSSSSRSNAQPPKKRLKTSRGQFGRWLKNS comes from the exons ATGCCAACTCCTCCGACACCATTTTTTAGTCCCGAGTGCCCCTTGTCTAATACAACCAATATACGGGGTCAAACTACCCAAAGATCT AAATCGCGAGTGGATGCAATGTTGGAACGTGCTCTGACACAGCCACAACAGTGTTCCGTGGATCCGCTTTACAACGCCCAAAGTTGGGGAATTCCTATTTGGGCAATTGACAAACTTCAGGTTTGGCTTGACAAAATCTATGCGTCTATCGAAGATACTAATCACTTAAAACGATTAAAGCGCTCAAATCAGCAAAGTTCGACTAAAGAATTGAAGGTCAGGCATCTTAAGGGtccttatttaaaatttgaatccTTTCAAAG GAATACTAGACCTGTGTTCGTTGAACTACCCGTGTGGCCAACACTGAATTTTCACGGGGATCCAGGCTCGTGTCCTTTCAATACGAAAAGACGAGAAAAGCTGGAAAAATTACGAAaagaagtaaaagaaaataggGAAGGTATTCAGCGTATCAACCGAGAGGAG GATAAAGAAATGACTCGGCGGCCACGTACAACTGCTCGTACACGTAGAACAGAACAACTAGTGTCCGGTTATTGTGAAATCTGCCGTATTAGTTATCGAGATTTATCAAAACATGTACAAAGCGATCAACATCTAAGCTTCGTTCAAAATGATGACAATTTCTTGTCCTTGGATACGTTAATTAACGCAGGAGCCAACGTAGAAGCGTTTTTAAAGCTAAATAGAACAAAAGATATAGA AAAAGACTGCAATTTGTTTTCCAATGGAGATCGTAATCTTCATGATTCAGTACTGCCAGAAGGAAAAGTTACTAGAAACTCGAAAAGTTTAGGAGATTTTGATGTAGAAGATGTAAAGATGGGCCAGTGTAATGGAAATCGTAGGAATCTCAATTTGAAGCTAAGCTCGCCTCATAATTTACGTACCCGCGCGAAACACGAAAGTGGACATTTATTGAGGTCGAAAGGTAGCCCCTGGCACGAGGTCGACAAGGCGGAAAAGTTTTACGACAAATTCGAAGGTTTTACTATTAAGAAACGAGCAAAGGGAACAATATGGATCGAGGAGGACGAGCCAGGTGACAACTTTGCGCAAGAAGACGAATTGAAAGAATCGAAGCACAATGAGTACAAGATAAAAACGTTTACAGCTGAATTGGATGAGAAGTGTAACGACGAAAGGAATTGTAATATTGTGTGTAATAAACGGAAGGATCCGGGTAATCAGGTTATACAAAGGGCGGTAGTTACCTGCGGTGGTGAAGAGGACAGTGTCGGGAATACGGAATGCATCAAACAAGAACGAAGTCCGATAAAGAACAGGAATTACGAGCATATAAATGgaagtataaaaaataattgtagtgCAAATACTTTAAGTACAAATGATCACAATGGTTTTGAGTCTTGCAGGGTGTGTAGGAGTGAAACTTCGaaagaattaaattacaaGGTACAGCTTGAGAATACTGAATCCGGTACGAAAAAATTGTCGGAAACGTGTGAGATCAATGGGAAGAGTATTATTTGTAATGGTCACACCATAAAGGAGGAACAGAAGATTGACAAAGCGTTGAACGATACAGAGAAGAACGAAACGAAGGATGATAAACCGAGATATTTGAAAACAGTCAGAAGAGGCGGTAGGAGTACCAGGGGACGGCACAGATTGTCCGTCGAGGAACGTCTGATCGAGGATAATCGTGCTTATTATAAAGTGGAAGTTTTAGGAAGTAAATTAAGGTCAAGTGTATTGTCGAATAACAATTCCCAATGTACTGTACAGAAAGAGGGGAATAGCGAGGAAAAGAAGGAAGTGCCATCTAGTGAAAAACCAGTAGTTGTACGATTTAAGCGTGTAAGAAAATCCGAATTGTCGTTGTTAAGCGACGAAGCGGAGTCTTTTATGTTCGGCGAACTTAAACGGGACGATTCGAGTGAGATAAGCGACGGAGATCAGAGCAGTTTTTTGCCGAGAGATACCGAAAGTGAATGCAACGGTACTGGAAACTCGATATGCCCTAGTTCGTCCCTCGACTCTAGTTCTTTTATAAAATCGGAAACCGTTGAGGAGGATTCCCAAGATTCCGTGAACTTGGGTCGAGCTAGGAAGAGAAGACGAACGCAGGCCGAGGCTCTTATCAAAGACAACGTTGATTACTACAAATTCGAAACCCCTGGAAGTAGATTAAGGTATCAGGCACCTTTGACCGGTATTAAGGAATCTTCGGCGCTAGAACAAACGGAGAAGATCGAAGATGGAATTAATACGGAAACGGTACAGAAAGATGTGGAGAAAGTGTATCCGTCCAAACCCTCGCCAGAGGttgaaaaaatgcaattctcCTTTGAGGCTATACCAAAATCCGAGCCATGGTATCAAACGTACCAACGGCAGGACAATGGTGCTGAATTTTGGCATTACTTTAGCGAAGGAGACACGCAAAAGCCGTTTCTTCTACCGTACGAgatcgaaaattttcacgaaattttattgaaaaatcaaaGCAGAAACGAGAACAAGAAAAAAGGACGAGGACGAAGCGCGGGTTGTATCGGACGATCACCAAGGAAAAGCCCCCGTTGCCATGCATCCACGTTAGCCATCATGTCGACCATAATTAGGAAAAGAGAACAGCAACATCGCCCTCCGAATTCGTGCACGATGGAAGAGTGTCAGCCTACTGTTAGGCTACAGACGAACGCTTCTAAACCGGATCAAAAGGTTGAATTGAAATCAGACATAGACGAGGAATTGAAGGAAATGGTGAAGACCATCGACGAGATGCTGAATGCAAACGACGATCATTTGGAATTGGCTGACTCGTTCGAGCCGGACGGTACACAGATGGAATTGAATCCCAGCGAGGCAACCATTCCCAAGGGACCACCTCCGAATTTGCTTGAATTACTGGACACTTGTCACGAGATTGCTAATTGTTTAGAAAACTCGTCGTGCGCGAGTTCCGAGTGCGGCGAAGGCAACGTCGAATCACCGTtgaaacgaaggaaaaagaggaaaaacagAACAGGATGGCCTGgtaataaaatgaagaaaaagctTCAAAGTAAACCTCTAGCTTACGCGAACTGCGAGAGGAGAAATTTATTGGGAAAAGGTAGCGAGGAGAATCAGAAAAATTGTAACGTGCAGGTCACGACGAACAGCTCGAACGGATTGACGGAAGAAGCTGATACGAGAATAGTCAGATCGGTCGGAAGTATAGGGCAAGATGCTGAACAGATCTTAAGTTTTGACGAAAGAAAAACCGATGGATGTTTATTCGAAATGTACACCACCTCTGTTAACGAACCGAACGAGAAGAAAGATCAAAGTATAGAGATACTTGATAACTCTGTTTTACATATAAACGCGGAAGCTCGTATAGATTCGATTGCGTCTGATATTTGTAACGAGACCGACAGGGATTTCGTGCTAAACGAAAATTACACGTTCAGAAAAGATCTGCCTGAGGTTATAGAGATATCGGAGAACGATCCGGGGAACGACGAGAATCATGAGAATGTGTTTCGAAAGGATGTTAATTCCATATCCGAGCGACGCTTTATATCAAAAGCGGCTATAAAGAAGCGACAGCGTGACAATACATCCTCCGAAACTTGCGAGTCTCGCGTGGACCTCGAGAAACATGAAATTTTATGCAGAAAGGACGAGTTACCAAGGAAACGTCAGCCGAAGAATCATTCGGAAATCTCCGATACAGAGATCGTGCATCGCAATAACGTGTACAAAAAGGGTAGAGTTACGTCGCGGAAACGGATTTACCCGAAGAAGCGCGCGAAAAAGAACAATGTGTCTTCGGGCGCGGTGTTCGACGATGAGAACTGTAAAAAAGATTCTTATTTAAGTATTACGTGTAAAAAACAGAGTCTGAAAAGCGTGAAACGGCAAACAGATACCGTGTCGTCGGAAGCCAGGGATTCCGACGTCGAGTGTACGTTATCCAGCCGAGTTAGTCCTACGATAATAACGAGTTCGGAGCTGAAACAAAGACGGTCGAGTATTGAATTTCAGCCGGTTGTTAGAATGATGAAGATCGACGATCAAGTCGAAACGGACCACAGTATTTTATCGGTAACGATCGCGAGTAACAGACGGTTAAGAAGTTCCAGTTCTTCGAGATCAAACGCTCAACCACCGAAAAAACGTTTGAAGACCAGCCGTGGTCAGTTCGGTAGGTGGTTGAAAAATAGCTGA
- the LOC114878804 gene encoding uncharacterized protein LOC114878804 isoform X1 yields MVSPSKIQHQEHKQSPREKKLSKHSHGHTQKDLKPLEGKSFYLDIKNHATTTKIESKIKDLGGVIELFLVRSVHLVISDRVDKSGYINFEKHKWGCASGGSGGPPSLRSLETPTPMPTPPTPFFSPECPLSNTTNIRGQTTQRSKSRVDAMLERALTQPQQCSVDPLYNAQSWGIPIWAIDKLQVWLDKIYASIEDTNHLKRLKRSNQQSSTKELKVRHLKGPYLKFESFQRNTRPVFVELPVWPTLNFHGDPGSCPFNTKRREKLEKLRKEVKENREGIQRINREEDKEMTRRPRTTARTRRTEQLVSGYCEICRISYRDLSKHVQSDQHLSFVQNDDNFLSLDTLINAGANVEAFLKLNRTKDIEKDCNLFSNGDRNLHDSVLPEGKVTRNSKSLGDFDVEDVKMGQCNGNRRNLNLKLSSPHNLRTRAKHESGHLLRSKGSPWHEVDKAEKFYDKFEGFTIKKRAKGTIWIEEDEPGDNFAQEDELKESKHNEYKIKTFTAELDEKCNDERNCNIVCNKRKDPGNQVIQRAVVTCGGEEDSVGNTECIKQERSPIKNRNYEHINGSIKNNCSANTLSTNDHNGFESCRVCRSETSKELNYKVQLENTESGTKKLSETCEINGKSIICNGHTIKEEQKIDKALNDTEKNETKDDKPRYLKTVRRGGRSTRGRHRLSVEERLIEDNRAYYKVEVLGSKLRSSVLSNNNSQCTVQKEGNSEEKKEVPSSEKPVVVRFKRVRKSELSLLSDEAESFMFGELKRDDSSEISDGDQSSFLPRDTESECNGTGNSICPSSSLDSSSFIKSETVEEDSQDSVNLGRARKRRRTQAEALIKDNVDYYKFETPGSRLRYQAPLTGIKESSALEQTEKIEDGINTETVQKDVEKVYPSKPSPEVEKMQFSFEAIPKSEPWYQTYQRQDNGAEFWHYFSEGDTQKPFLLPYEIENFHEILLKNQSRNENKKKGRGRSAGCIGRSPRKSPRCHASTLAIMSTIIRKREQQHRPPNSCTMEECQPTVRLQTNASKPDQKVELKSDIDEELKEMVKTIDEMLNANDDHLELADSFEPDGTQMELNPSEATIPKGPPPNLLELLDTCHEIANCLENSSCASSECGEGNVESPLKRRKKRKNRTGWPGNKMKKKLQSKPLAYANCERRNLLGKGSEENQKNCNVQVTTNSSNGLTEEADTRIVRSVGSIGQDAEQILSFDERKTDGCLFEMYTTSVNEPNEKKDQSIEILDNSVLHINAEARIDSIASDICNETDRDFVLNENYTFRKDLPEVIEISENDPGNDENHENVFRKDVNSISERRFISKAAIKKRQRDNTSSETCESRVDLEKHEILCRKDELPRKRQPKNHSEISDTEIVHRNNVYKKGRVTSRKRIYPKKRAKKNNVSSGAVFDDENCKKDSYLSITCKKQSLKSVKRQTDTVSSEARDSDVECTLSSRVSPTIITSSELKQRRSSIEFQPVVRMMKIDDQVETDHSILSVTIASNRRLRSSSSSRSNAQPPKKRLKTSRGQFGRWLKNS; encoded by the exons tagtacGAAGCGTTCACCTGGTAATTAGCGACAGGGTAGATAAAAGtggttacataaattttgaaaaacatAAATGGGGTTGTGCCAGTGGAGGCAGCGGGGGACCTCCCTCGCTGAGGAGTTTAGAAACTCCAACCCCCATGCCAACTCCTCCGACACCATTTTTTAGTCCCGAGTGCCCCTTGTCTAATACAACCAATATACGGGGTCAAACTACCCAAAGATCT AAATCGCGAGTGGATGCAATGTTGGAACGTGCTCTGACACAGCCACAACAGTGTTCCGTGGATCCGCTTTACAACGCCCAAAGTTGGGGAATTCCTATTTGGGCAATTGACAAACTTCAGGTTTGGCTTGACAAAATCTATGCGTCTATCGAAGATACTAATCACTTAAAACGATTAAAGCGCTCAAATCAGCAAAGTTCGACTAAAGAATTGAAGGTCAGGCATCTTAAGGGtccttatttaaaatttgaatccTTTCAAAG GAATACTAGACCTGTGTTCGTTGAACTACCCGTGTGGCCAACACTGAATTTTCACGGGGATCCAGGCTCGTGTCCTTTCAATACGAAAAGACGAGAAAAGCTGGAAAAATTACGAAaagaagtaaaagaaaataggGAAGGTATTCAGCGTATCAACCGAGAGGAG GATAAAGAAATGACTCGGCGGCCACGTACAACTGCTCGTACACGTAGAACAGAACAACTAGTGTCCGGTTATTGTGAAATCTGCCGTATTAGTTATCGAGATTTATCAAAACATGTACAAAGCGATCAACATCTAAGCTTCGTTCAAAATGATGACAATTTCTTGTCCTTGGATACGTTAATTAACGCAGGAGCCAACGTAGAAGCGTTTTTAAAGCTAAATAGAACAAAAGATATAGA AAAAGACTGCAATTTGTTTTCCAATGGAGATCGTAATCTTCATGATTCAGTACTGCCAGAAGGAAAAGTTACTAGAAACTCGAAAAGTTTAGGAGATTTTGATGTAGAAGATGTAAAGATGGGCCAGTGTAATGGAAATCGTAGGAATCTCAATTTGAAGCTAAGCTCGCCTCATAATTTACGTACCCGCGCGAAACACGAAAGTGGACATTTATTGAGGTCGAAAGGTAGCCCCTGGCACGAGGTCGACAAGGCGGAAAAGTTTTACGACAAATTCGAAGGTTTTACTATTAAGAAACGAGCAAAGGGAACAATATGGATCGAGGAGGACGAGCCAGGTGACAACTTTGCGCAAGAAGACGAATTGAAAGAATCGAAGCACAATGAGTACAAGATAAAAACGTTTACAGCTGAATTGGATGAGAAGTGTAACGACGAAAGGAATTGTAATATTGTGTGTAATAAACGGAAGGATCCGGGTAATCAGGTTATACAAAGGGCGGTAGTTACCTGCGGTGGTGAAGAGGACAGTGTCGGGAATACGGAATGCATCAAACAAGAACGAAGTCCGATAAAGAACAGGAATTACGAGCATATAAATGgaagtataaaaaataattgtagtgCAAATACTTTAAGTACAAATGATCACAATGGTTTTGAGTCTTGCAGGGTGTGTAGGAGTGAAACTTCGaaagaattaaattacaaGGTACAGCTTGAGAATACTGAATCCGGTACGAAAAAATTGTCGGAAACGTGTGAGATCAATGGGAAGAGTATTATTTGTAATGGTCACACCATAAAGGAGGAACAGAAGATTGACAAAGCGTTGAACGATACAGAGAAGAACGAAACGAAGGATGATAAACCGAGATATTTGAAAACAGTCAGAAGAGGCGGTAGGAGTACCAGGGGACGGCACAGATTGTCCGTCGAGGAACGTCTGATCGAGGATAATCGTGCTTATTATAAAGTGGAAGTTTTAGGAAGTAAATTAAGGTCAAGTGTATTGTCGAATAACAATTCCCAATGTACTGTACAGAAAGAGGGGAATAGCGAGGAAAAGAAGGAAGTGCCATCTAGTGAAAAACCAGTAGTTGTACGATTTAAGCGTGTAAGAAAATCCGAATTGTCGTTGTTAAGCGACGAAGCGGAGTCTTTTATGTTCGGCGAACTTAAACGGGACGATTCGAGTGAGATAAGCGACGGAGATCAGAGCAGTTTTTTGCCGAGAGATACCGAAAGTGAATGCAACGGTACTGGAAACTCGATATGCCCTAGTTCGTCCCTCGACTCTAGTTCTTTTATAAAATCGGAAACCGTTGAGGAGGATTCCCAAGATTCCGTGAACTTGGGTCGAGCTAGGAAGAGAAGACGAACGCAGGCCGAGGCTCTTATCAAAGACAACGTTGATTACTACAAATTCGAAACCCCTGGAAGTAGATTAAGGTATCAGGCACCTTTGACCGGTATTAAGGAATCTTCGGCGCTAGAACAAACGGAGAAGATCGAAGATGGAATTAATACGGAAACGGTACAGAAAGATGTGGAGAAAGTGTATCCGTCCAAACCCTCGCCAGAGGttgaaaaaatgcaattctcCTTTGAGGCTATACCAAAATCCGAGCCATGGTATCAAACGTACCAACGGCAGGACAATGGTGCTGAATTTTGGCATTACTTTAGCGAAGGAGACACGCAAAAGCCGTTTCTTCTACCGTACGAgatcgaaaattttcacgaaattttattgaaaaatcaaaGCAGAAACGAGAACAAGAAAAAAGGACGAGGACGAAGCGCGGGTTGTATCGGACGATCACCAAGGAAAAGCCCCCGTTGCCATGCATCCACGTTAGCCATCATGTCGACCATAATTAGGAAAAGAGAACAGCAACATCGCCCTCCGAATTCGTGCACGATGGAAGAGTGTCAGCCTACTGTTAGGCTACAGACGAACGCTTCTAAACCGGATCAAAAGGTTGAATTGAAATCAGACATAGACGAGGAATTGAAGGAAATGGTGAAGACCATCGACGAGATGCTGAATGCAAACGACGATCATTTGGAATTGGCTGACTCGTTCGAGCCGGACGGTACACAGATGGAATTGAATCCCAGCGAGGCAACCATTCCCAAGGGACCACCTCCGAATTTGCTTGAATTACTGGACACTTGTCACGAGATTGCTAATTGTTTAGAAAACTCGTCGTGCGCGAGTTCCGAGTGCGGCGAAGGCAACGTCGAATCACCGTtgaaacgaaggaaaaagaggaaaaacagAACAGGATGGCCTGgtaataaaatgaagaaaaagctTCAAAGTAAACCTCTAGCTTACGCGAACTGCGAGAGGAGAAATTTATTGGGAAAAGGTAGCGAGGAGAATCAGAAAAATTGTAACGTGCAGGTCACGACGAACAGCTCGAACGGATTGACGGAAGAAGCTGATACGAGAATAGTCAGATCGGTCGGAAGTATAGGGCAAGATGCTGAACAGATCTTAAGTTTTGACGAAAGAAAAACCGATGGATGTTTATTCGAAATGTACACCACCTCTGTTAACGAACCGAACGAGAAGAAAGATCAAAGTATAGAGATACTTGATAACTCTGTTTTACATATAAACGCGGAAGCTCGTATAGATTCGATTGCGTCTGATATTTGTAACGAGACCGACAGGGATTTCGTGCTAAACGAAAATTACACGTTCAGAAAAGATCTGCCTGAGGTTATAGAGATATCGGAGAACGATCCGGGGAACGACGAGAATCATGAGAATGTGTTTCGAAAGGATGTTAATTCCATATCCGAGCGACGCTTTATATCAAAAGCGGCTATAAAGAAGCGACAGCGTGACAATACATCCTCCGAAACTTGCGAGTCTCGCGTGGACCTCGAGAAACATGAAATTTTATGCAGAAAGGACGAGTTACCAAGGAAACGTCAGCCGAAGAATCATTCGGAAATCTCCGATACAGAGATCGTGCATCGCAATAACGTGTACAAAAAGGGTAGAGTTACGTCGCGGAAACGGATTTACCCGAAGAAGCGCGCGAAAAAGAACAATGTGTCTTCGGGCGCGGTGTTCGACGATGAGAACTGTAAAAAAGATTCTTATTTAAGTATTACGTGTAAAAAACAGAGTCTGAAAAGCGTGAAACGGCAAACAGATACCGTGTCGTCGGAAGCCAGGGATTCCGACGTCGAGTGTACGTTATCCAGCCGAGTTAGTCCTACGATAATAACGAGTTCGGAGCTGAAACAAAGACGGTCGAGTATTGAATTTCAGCCGGTTGTTAGAATGATGAAGATCGACGATCAAGTCGAAACGGACCACAGTATTTTATCGGTAACGATCGCGAGTAACAGACGGTTAAGAAGTTCCAGTTCTTCGAGATCAAACGCTCAACCACCGAAAAAACGTTTGAAGACCAGCCGTGGTCAGTTCGGTAGGTGGTTGAAAAATAGCTGA